A DNA window from Aureibacter tunicatorum contains the following coding sequences:
- a CDS encoding S41 family peptidase, with translation MTQSYFLKFVIALAFLMFSNSISRAQELSETDKLYRLAKVWGFLKYYHPQVAKGEVDWDNELYEIMESQKAVYAKTDYSNLLNSWLLKQGKLKKIKHKDVKNKENYFDDNYDLTWLSDTTLFAYGLSENLRFIEGNRYKGRKNHYLQFEKKSSGVRKGLINEKLYTSDQWQNQSFRMMILFRYWNIIEYFYPHKYTLEKSWDFVLQEFIPKFLYCDSEKDFHLLLLELVCQIKDSHAYVSSEVLTKYFGEYQTPFSTKLINGKAVVYLIFDDSLAIQDDIRVGDVITKVDGKTISEIYKENEKYISSSNDSRKDLVFTWGYLGRGVTDEVEIEFARDDLGVEKKVIRRYTNDEFEKDYWGKQSWSLIDNDIAYINLRGLNPDSLDLVMRQIKDTKALIVDIRNYPKIPWYSFRKHLEKDERLFAKFYNPIRSHPGRLVYSASLKHFPYTERGVDKYEGELIVLVNEESQSFAETMAMYFQSFDQTTVIGSQTSGADGNVIGFELFEGAFTCYTFFGMFYPDGKAIQRIGIVPDIEIKPTVKGVQEGKDEVLDGAVEWFKQKQSSF, from the coding sequence ATGACTCAATCATATTTTTTGAAATTCGTAATAGCGCTTGCCTTTTTAATGTTTTCTAATTCGATATCAAGGGCGCAAGAATTATCCGAAACCGATAAGTTGTATAGGCTAGCGAAAGTTTGGGGTTTTTTAAAATATTATCATCCACAAGTGGCAAAGGGCGAAGTGGATTGGGACAATGAGCTTTATGAAATTATGGAATCCCAAAAAGCTGTTTATGCTAAAACCGATTATTCAAACTTGCTGAATTCTTGGCTACTTAAGCAAGGCAAGTTGAAAAAAATCAAGCATAAAGATGTGAAAAATAAGGAGAATTATTTCGATGATAATTATGACCTTACTTGGTTGTCGGATACTACTTTGTTTGCATACGGTTTGTCTGAAAATTTGAGATTTATTGAGGGAAACCGTTATAAGGGCAGGAAAAATCATTATCTGCAGTTTGAAAAAAAATCCAGTGGTGTCAGAAAGGGGCTTATTAATGAAAAATTATACACATCCGATCAATGGCAAAACCAAAGCTTTAGGATGATGATTCTATTCAGGTATTGGAATATTATTGAATATTTCTATCCTCACAAATACACACTAGAAAAGAGCTGGGACTTTGTATTGCAAGAGTTTATACCTAAGTTCTTGTATTGTGATTCGGAGAAAGACTTTCATTTGTTATTATTGGAATTGGTTTGTCAAATTAAGGATAGCCACGCTTATGTAAGTTCTGAGGTATTGACGAAGTATTTTGGAGAATATCAAACACCATTCAGTACTAAGCTTATCAATGGAAAAGCAGTGGTTTATCTTATTTTTGATGATTCGCTAGCCATACAAGATGACATCAGGGTAGGGGATGTTATCACTAAAGTTGATGGCAAAACTATCTCTGAGATTTACAAAGAAAATGAAAAGTATATATCGAGTTCAAATGATAGTCGAAAGGATCTGGTATTTACTTGGGGGTATCTGGGGAGAGGAGTTACGGACGAAGTGGAAATAGAGTTTGCCCGAGATGATTTGGGTGTAGAGAAAAAGGTGATTAGGCGCTATACTAATGATGAGTTTGAGAAAGATTACTGGGGAAAGCAGTCGTGGAGTTTGATAGATAATGATATAGCTTATATTAATTTGAGAGGCTTAAATCCTGATAGTTTGGATTTGGTCATGAGGCAAATAAAAGACACTAAAGCGCTCATAGTGGATATAAGAAACTACCCGAAGATTCCTTGGTATAGCTTTAGAAAGCATTTGGAAAAAGATGAAAGGCTGTTTGCAAAGTTTTACAATCCGATTAGAAGTCATCCCGGCAGGCTTGTATATTCTGCGAGTTTGAAGCATTTTCCGTATACTGAAAGAGGCGTTGATAAATATGAAGGAGAGTTAATTGTGCTGGTGAATGAAGAGAGTCAAAGTTTTGCGGAAACAATGGCGATGTACTTTCAGTCATTTGACCAGACAACTGTGATTGGAAGCCAAACGTCAGGAGCCGATGGGAATGTGATAGGTTTTGAGCTATTTGAGGGAGCTTTTACTTGCTATACTTTTTTTGGGATGTTTTACCCTGATGGCAAAGCAATTCAAAGAATTGGCATTGTGCCTGATATAGAAATTAAACCTACTGTCAAAGGAGTACAAGAGGGGAAAGATGAGGTTTTGGATGGTGCTGTGGAATGGTTTAAGCAAAAGCAATCAAGTTTTTAG